A single window of Candidatus Methylomirabilota bacterium DNA harbors:
- a CDS encoding DNA polymerase IV translates to MRIVAHVDMDAFYASVEERYHPELRGRPLVVGADPKDGRGRGVVTAASYAARKYGIRSALPISRAWRLAEAARQRGEPETVFVRDDRALYLEVSRRIMAIVGTGADAFQPASIDEAYVDLSSRADLERAREWAGQIKREILEREGLTCSIGIGPNKLVAKIASDFRKPDGLTVVAPDDVEAFLAGLSIRVVPGIGPKTERFLHERGITRIA, encoded by the coding sequence ATGAGGATCGTCGCGCACGTCGACATGGACGCTTTCTACGCCTCGGTGGAGGAGCGCTACCATCCCGAGCTGCGCGGGCGCCCCCTCGTGGTCGGGGCCGATCCGAAGGACGGCCGCGGGCGCGGGGTCGTGACCGCGGCCAGCTACGCGGCGCGAAAGTACGGCATCCGGTCCGCGCTGCCGATCTCGCGGGCCTGGCGGCTGGCCGAGGCGGCCCGGCAGCGAGGCGAGCCGGAGACGGTGTTCGTCCGGGACGACCGTGCGCTCTACCTCGAGGTCTCCCGCCGCATCATGGCCATCGTCGGGACTGGCGCCGACGCCTTCCAGCCCGCCAGCATCGACGAGGCGTACGTGGACCTGTCGTCGCGGGCCGACCTCGAGCGGGCCCGGGAGTGGGCCGGCCAGATCAAGCGGGAGATCCTCGAGCGGGAGGGCCTCACCTGCTCGATCGGCATTGGCCCGAACAAGCTCGTGGCGAAGATCGCGTCGGACTTCCGCAAGCCGGACGGGCTCACCGTGGTGGCGCCCGACGACGTGGAGGCGTTCCTGGCCGGGCTGTCGATCCGCGTCGTCCCCGGCATCGGGCCGAAGACCGAGCGGTTCCTCCACGAGCGGGGGATCACCCGCATCGCCGA
- a CDS encoding ABC transporter substrate-binding protein — translation MRSIASLLTLFLVLTALGGLAPAAAAPPDGTLAIGVHVTLVSRWLDPGETEALITPFMVLYVLHDALVKPMPGNIMTPSLAESWTLAKDGVTYEFVIRKNAKFHNGDPVTAEDVKFTFERYKGSGAKLLKERVKEIQVVAPNRVRFVLKEPWPDFMAFYGTSATGASWIVPKKYIERVGEDAYKKAPVGAGPYKFASFTPGVELTVDAFPDYWRKAPSVKRLVMRSIPDESTRAASVKTGEVDLAYLFGGAIAQDLQRTPGIRVVAPLLYGVYWLDFLDQWDPKSPWHDRRVRQAASLAIDRNAINQAEMLGLGKPAGAFVPPEFDFALKMEPPAFDPKRAKQLVVEAGFPNGFDAGDLTPLPPYTSLGEAVGSYLQAIGIRTQVRTMERATFLSNWREKKVHGLLIGATGAAGNAAARLEPFFTKSGIYAYGTRPEINDLFQRQAKEPDRNKREAILHQIQKIVSDQVLAAPIFQQAFLWGVGARVEQPAAGLIQGYPYVGPAEDLKLK, via the coding sequence ATGCGCTCGATCGCTTCGCTCCTGACCCTCTTCCTCGTTCTCACCGCCCTCGGCGGGCTCGCTCCCGCCGCGGCGGCTCCTCCCGACGGCACCCTCGCCATCGGCGTCCACGTGACGCTGGTGTCGCGCTGGCTCGACCCCGGCGAGACCGAGGCGCTGATCACCCCCTTCATGGTGCTCTACGTGCTGCACGACGCGCTCGTGAAGCCGATGCCCGGCAACATCATGACCCCCAGCCTGGCCGAGTCGTGGACGCTGGCCAAGGACGGCGTGACCTACGAGTTCGTCATCCGGAAGAACGCCAAGTTCCACAACGGCGACCCGGTGACCGCGGAGGACGTGAAGTTCACCTTCGAGCGCTACAAGGGAAGCGGGGCCAAGCTGCTCAAGGAACGGGTCAAGGAGATCCAGGTGGTCGCGCCCAACCGGGTGCGCTTCGTGCTCAAGGAGCCGTGGCCGGACTTCATGGCGTTCTACGGCACCTCGGCCACCGGGGCGAGCTGGATCGTGCCGAAGAAATACATCGAGCGGGTCGGCGAGGACGCCTACAAGAAGGCGCCGGTCGGCGCGGGCCCCTACAAGTTCGCCTCGTTCACCCCGGGGGTCGAGCTGACGGTGGACGCCTTCCCCGACTACTGGCGCAAGGCCCCGTCCGTCAAGCGGCTCGTGATGCGCTCGATCCCCGACGAGTCCACCCGGGCCGCCTCGGTCAAGACCGGCGAGGTGGACCTGGCCTATCTCTTCGGCGGCGCCATCGCCCAGGATCTGCAGCGCACCCCGGGCATCCGGGTGGTCGCGCCCCTGCTCTACGGCGTCTACTGGCTCGACTTCCTCGACCAGTGGGATCCGAAGTCGCCATGGCACGACCGGCGGGTGCGTCAGGCCGCCAGCCTCGCCATCGACCGCAACGCGATCAACCAGGCCGAGATGCTGGGCCTCGGCAAGCCGGCGGGCGCCTTCGTGCCGCCCGAGTTCGACTTCGCGCTGAAGATGGAGCCGCCCGCCTTCGATCCCAAGCGGGCCAAGCAGCTGGTGGTCGAGGCCGGCTTCCCCAACGGCTTCGACGCGGGCGATCTCACGCCGCTGCCGCCCTACACCTCGCTGGGCGAGGCGGTGGGCAGCTACCTGCAGGCCATCGGCATCCGCACCCAGGTGCGCACCATGGAGCGCGCCACCTTCCTGTCCAACTGGCGGGAGAAGAAGGTGCACGGGCTGCTCATCGGGGCCACCGGCGCGGCGGGCAACGCGGCGGCGCGGCTCGAGCCGTTCTTCACCAAGAGCGGCATCTACGCCTACGGCACGCGGCCCGAGATCAACGACCTGTTCCAGCGTCAGGCCAAGGAGCCGGATCGCAACAAGCGTGAGGCCATCCTGCACCAGATCCAGAAGATCGTGTCCGATCAGGTGCTGGCCGCGCCCATCTTCCAGCAGGCCTTCCTGTGGGGCGTGGGCGCGCGCGTCGAGCAGCCGGCCGCGGGTTTGATCCAGGGCTACCCGTACGTCGGCCCCGCCGAGGACCTGAAGCTCAAGTAG
- a CDS encoding pirin family protein → MSQDSRAVAQIVRPEPVIEGAGVHLRRSIGTRRLDHLDPFLLLDHFESARPEEYEPGFPYHPHRGIETVTFVRTGEIAHRDSLGHRGSIGAGDIQWMTSGSGILHEEMPQVRPEGIGGLQLWLNLPAREKMTRPKYRDLTAGHLPDAELPGGARARVIAGDAADGRLAGPVEGLAVAPKFLDVTLPEGATFREAIARGHTAFAYVDRGTVRFGPEQKAAQAPALVIFGDGDVVEAAGAPGGGRFLLAAARPLGEPIARHGPFVMNTRAEIEEALRDLRSGHFIRADPRDE, encoded by the coding sequence ATGAGCCAGGATTCGCGAGCGGTCGCGCAGATCGTCAGGCCCGAGCCGGTGATCGAGGGGGCCGGCGTGCATCTCCGCCGCAGCATCGGCACGCGCCGCCTCGACCATCTCGATCCGTTCCTGCTCCTCGACCACTTCGAGTCGGCGCGGCCGGAGGAGTACGAGCCCGGGTTCCCGTACCATCCGCACCGCGGCATCGAGACGGTCACGTTCGTCCGCACCGGGGAGATCGCGCACCGGGACTCGCTCGGGCATCGCGGGAGCATCGGGGCGGGCGACATCCAGTGGATGACCTCCGGTAGCGGCATCCTCCACGAGGAGATGCCGCAGGTGCGGCCCGAGGGCATCGGCGGCCTGCAGCTCTGGCTGAACCTGCCGGCCCGCGAGAAGATGACGCGGCCCAAGTACCGCGACCTGACCGCCGGTCATCTGCCCGACGCCGAGCTGCCCGGCGGGGCGCGGGCGCGGGTCATCGCGGGCGACGCGGCGGACGGCCGGCTCGCCGGGCCGGTGGAGGGCCTCGCGGTGGCGCCGAAGTTCCTGGACGTCACGCTGCCGGAAGGCGCGACGTTTCGGGAGGCGATCGCCCGGGGGCACACCGCGTTCGCCTACGTCGATCGCGGCACGGTGCGCTTCGGCCCCGAGCAGAAGGCGGCCCAGGCCCCGGCGCTCGTCATCTTCGGCGACGGCGACGTGGTCGAGGCCGCCGGCGCCCCGGGCGGCGGGCGGTTCCTGCTCGCGGCGGCGCGGCCGCTCGGCGAGCCGATCGCCCGGCACGGACCGTTCGTCATGAACACGCGCGCGGAGATCGAGGAAGCGCTGCGCGACCTGCGCAGCGGTCACTTCATCCGGGCCGACCCCCGCGACGAGTAG
- a CDS encoding phospholipase D-like domain-containing protein, whose product MSAFTSAGHVPGLAVKLWRGERMCLIGIDVDEPEPDLVGFSIEVKSPGSPSFIPLRNRLNFSYDQPVAVAVNGYRNYLSTRAPFQKFRWIHFPYEPKGGTYRYRVTKRHMPTDGHVVAGASVTLDIALDPVVYDGVLDVGFTRNFASSQAYADRYGNNPKVIPAEADDGLGFTKVPGDVYRWLGFEVYDLLFGFLDQVVADPTLTLDVMAYDLNEPDILRRLEQIGHRLRIIVDNSGSHAPAGSAESQAARRLRVSAGSSRVKRTHFKGLQHHKVLIARRDGQPVRVLLGSTNFSFRGLYIQANNALVFNGPDAAALFGRAFDVAFKNPTHFATDPIARQWHLVQPTGAPPVHVCFSPHTDADLSLSPVGAAIDQATSSVFFAIAFLYQSSGPIRDAVDRLMKKQVFSYGISDKRGRLEVRKPDGSVGLVDFAYLAGTAPEPFKTEWSGGAGINQHDKFVVTDFNLPTAKVFTGSSNLSPTGERGNGDNLVMIEDPRVATAYTIEALRVFDHLHFRSRMEDALVKKKTAQPLTLAKPTAISGKPAWFAKAYVAGHAAEADRKLFAS is encoded by the coding sequence GTGAGCGCGTTCACCAGCGCCGGGCACGTCCCCGGGCTCGCCGTGAAGCTGTGGCGCGGCGAGCGGATGTGCCTCATCGGGATCGACGTGGACGAGCCGGAGCCGGACCTGGTCGGCTTCTCGATCGAGGTCAAGAGCCCGGGCAGCCCCTCGTTCATCCCGCTGCGCAACCGGCTGAACTTCTCCTACGACCAGCCGGTCGCGGTGGCGGTGAACGGCTACCGCAACTACCTCTCCACCCGGGCGCCCTTCCAGAAGTTCCGCTGGATCCACTTCCCCTACGAGCCCAAGGGCGGCACCTATCGCTACCGGGTGACCAAGCGGCACATGCCCACCGACGGCCACGTGGTGGCGGGCGCCTCCGTCACGCTCGACATCGCGCTGGATCCCGTGGTCTACGACGGCGTCCTCGACGTGGGCTTCACCCGCAACTTCGCCTCCTCGCAGGCCTACGCGGACCGCTACGGCAACAACCCGAAGGTGATCCCCGCCGAGGCCGACGACGGTCTCGGATTCACCAAGGTGCCGGGCGACGTGTACCGCTGGCTCGGCTTCGAGGTGTACGATCTGCTGTTCGGATTTCTCGACCAGGTGGTGGCCGACCCGACCCTGACGCTCGACGTCATGGCCTACGACCTCAACGAGCCCGACATCCTGCGGCGGCTCGAGCAGATCGGCCATCGGCTGCGGATCATCGTCGACAACTCGGGGAGCCATGCGCCGGCCGGCAGCGCCGAGTCGCAGGCGGCCCGGCGCCTGCGGGTGTCGGCGGGCTCGAGCCGGGTGAAGCGCACCCACTTCAAGGGCCTGCAGCACCACAAGGTGCTGATCGCCCGGCGCGACGGGCAGCCGGTCCGCGTGCTGCTGGGGTCGACCAACTTCAGCTTCCGCGGCCTCTACATCCAGGCCAACAACGCACTTGTGTTCAATGGGCCCGACGCGGCCGCGCTCTTCGGCCGGGCCTTCGACGTGGCGTTCAAGAATCCGACCCATTTCGCCACCGACCCGATCGCGCGGCAGTGGCACCTGGTGCAGCCCACCGGGGCGCCCCCGGTGCACGTCTGCTTCTCGCCCCACACCGACGCGGACCTGTCGCTGAGCCCGGTCGGCGCGGCGATCGACCAGGCCACCTCGTCGGTGTTCTTCGCGATCGCGTTCCTCTACCAGAGCTCGGGCCCGATCCGCGACGCGGTGGATCGGCTGATGAAGAAGCAGGTGTTCAGCTACGGGATCTCGGACAAGCGCGGCCGTCTGGAGGTCAGGAAGCCCGACGGCTCCGTCGGCCTCGTGGACTTCGCCTACCTCGCCGGCACGGCCCCCGAGCCGTTCAAGACGGAATGGTCGGGCGGGGCCGGCATCAACCAGCACGACAAGTTCGTGGTGACCGACTTCAACCTGCCGACCGCCAAGGTCTTCACCGGGTCGTCGAACCTCTCGCCCACCGGCGAGCGGGGCAACGGGGACAACCTGGTGATGATCGAGGACCCGCGGGTGGCGACCGCCTACACCATCGAGGCGCTGCGGGTCTTCGACCATCTCCACTTCCGCTCCCGGATGGAGGACGCCCTGGTCAAGAAGAAGACCGCCCAGCCGCTCACCCTGGCCAAGCCGACCGCGATCAGCGGCAAGCCCGCCTGGTTCGCCAAGGCCTACGTGGCCGGCCACGCCGCGGAGGCGGATCGCAAGCTCTTCGCGAGCTGA
- a CDS encoding mechanosensitive ion channel domain-containing protein → MTHCSGARFRGVAWATLALSLALIGAAHAQTDAADGPAKTGPPPSAPVPMAEIARRAEEVDDFRRSVDATVAPSARIASIESQLPALDTRIAERRDRMPLALSTQPSLLTLDALAESWQETRVELTGWVEALTARAILLDQQRARLQALKETWTRTRAEVRAAGAPKPIVDRTDGVLAAIETTRQRLDAARAETLVLQDRVARQLSSTQEAIVEVAQARRHVTVELFMRESPPIWAVQRLTMAEGLAAVRATIETQRVGVRQFFRDEIGRAAVHAVAVLALGVVLWIGRRRARLEPPDGPLSSLAPLLVHPFAAAFVIGFITSFWIYTSGLRIARTFAEVGALVPLTLILRRLVPPPAVPAIYALTGFFLVDRIRDLFIGLPVLERYFLLLEVLAAMIVLAWFVRAGRSRHVTEELAPIKRGAVRAAMGLALVGFSIVFVSDVFGNMSLARLVASGLFSSGYLALMLIAARRLASAAVSFALRVRPLRRLRMVQRHRPLIEGRTLRILRRVSVAVWLVGTLNYFGLLAPAWAGSQSLLGVQLSRGAFSISVGDVLAFAVTLWVSFLLSSFIRFVLEEDVFPHVHLQPGVPYALSTFVRYAVVIVGFVIALLVLGVNLDRVTVLGGALGVGVGFGLQNIVNNFVSGLIVLFERPVRVGDSVQIRDIQGEIRRIGIRSSTVVAWEGAEVIVPNSMLVAEQVTNWTPTIYHRRLDVPVGVAYGAGPDEVVKLLTDVAGAHADVIAQPAPQALFLGFGDSALKFELRAWTNRLDRFGLIKSELGIAVFRALRGAGIPIPFPQHEVRLLHDPSEADGWGQPAQARQPKRSPEGGPA, encoded by the coding sequence ATGACGCATTGCTCGGGCGCTCGGTTCCGCGGGGTGGCGTGGGCCACGCTCGCGCTATCGCTCGCACTGATCGGCGCCGCCCACGCTCAGACCGACGCGGCCGATGGGCCCGCGAAGACCGGGCCGCCGCCGTCCGCCCCGGTCCCGATGGCGGAGATCGCGCGTCGGGCCGAGGAGGTGGACGATTTCCGGCGCAGCGTGGACGCGACGGTGGCGCCGAGCGCGCGGATCGCGAGCATCGAGTCCCAGCTGCCCGCGCTCGATACGCGCATCGCCGAGCGGCGCGATCGGATGCCGCTGGCCCTGAGCACCCAGCCGAGTCTTCTGACCCTGGACGCGCTCGCCGAGTCGTGGCAGGAGACACGGGTCGAGCTGACCGGCTGGGTCGAGGCCCTCACCGCGCGGGCCATCCTGCTCGACCAGCAGCGCGCCCGCCTGCAGGCGCTGAAGGAGACCTGGACCCGCACGCGAGCCGAGGTCCGGGCCGCCGGTGCTCCGAAGCCGATCGTGGATCGCACCGACGGCGTGCTCGCCGCCATCGAGACGACCCGACAACGACTGGACGCTGCGCGCGCCGAGACGCTCGTCTTGCAGGACCGGGTGGCGCGCCAGCTCTCGAGTACCCAGGAAGCGATCGTGGAGGTGGCCCAGGCCCGGCGTCACGTCACCGTCGAGCTGTTCATGCGGGAGAGCCCGCCGATCTGGGCCGTCCAGCGTCTGACGATGGCCGAGGGCCTCGCGGCGGTGCGTGCCACCATCGAGACCCAGCGTGTCGGGGTCCGCCAGTTCTTTCGCGATGAGATCGGCCGCGCCGCCGTGCACGCGGTGGCCGTCCTCGCCCTCGGTGTCGTCCTGTGGATCGGCCGCCGCCGCGCACGCCTCGAGCCGCCCGACGGCCCGTTGTCCTCGCTCGCCCCGCTCCTGGTGCATCCCTTTGCCGCCGCGTTCGTGATCGGCTTCATTACCTCCTTCTGGATCTACACCTCGGGGCTCAGGATCGCGCGCACGTTCGCCGAGGTCGGCGCGCTCGTGCCGCTGACGCTGATCCTCCGCCGCCTGGTGCCTCCGCCGGCGGTGCCCGCGATCTACGCCCTCACCGGGTTCTTCCTCGTCGACCGGATCCGCGACCTGTTCATCGGGCTGCCCGTGCTCGAGCGCTACTTCCTGCTGCTCGAGGTACTGGCGGCGATGATCGTGCTCGCGTGGTTCGTGCGGGCGGGCCGATCGCGCCACGTCACCGAGGAGCTGGCGCCGATCAAGCGAGGCGCGGTGCGCGCGGCCATGGGCCTGGCGCTCGTGGGCTTCTCGATCGTCTTCGTCTCGGACGTGTTCGGCAACATGTCCTTGGCCCGGCTGGTGGCCTCGGGCCTCTTCTCGAGCGGGTACCTCGCCCTCATGCTCATTGCCGCGCGCCGGCTGGCCAGCGCCGCCGTCTCGTTCGCGCTCCGGGTGCGGCCGCTCCGCCGGCTCCGCATGGTGCAGCGCCACCGGCCGCTGATCGAGGGACGCACGCTGCGCATCCTGCGGCGCGTCTCGGTCGCGGTCTGGCTCGTGGGCACCCTGAACTACTTCGGCCTGCTCGCGCCGGCGTGGGCGGGCAGCCAGAGCCTGCTCGGCGTCCAGTTGAGCCGCGGCGCCTTCAGCATCTCGGTCGGCGACGTCCTCGCCTTCGCGGTGACGCTGTGGGTGTCGTTCCTGCTCTCCTCCTTCATCCGCTTCGTGCTCGAGGAGGACGTGTTCCCCCACGTCCACCTGCAGCCGGGCGTGCCCTACGCCCTCTCCACGTTCGTGCGCTACGCCGTCGTCATCGTGGGCTTCGTCATCGCCCTGCTGGTGCTCGGGGTCAACCTGGACCGCGTGACCGTGCTCGGCGGCGCCCTCGGCGTCGGGGTGGGATTCGGCCTGCAGAACATCGTGAACAACTTCGTCTCCGGCCTCATCGTGCTCTTCGAGCGGCCGGTGCGGGTGGGCGATTCCGTGCAGATCCGGGACATCCAGGGCGAGATCCGCCGGATCGGGATCCGCTCCAGCACGGTGGTCGCCTGGGAGGGCGCCGAGGTCATCGTCCCGAACTCGATGCTGGTGGCCGAGCAGGTCACGAACTGGACGCCGACCATCTATCACCGCCGCCTCGACGTCCCGGTCGGCGTCGCGTACGGGGCCGGCCCGGACGAGGTGGTCAAGCTCCTGACCGACGTCGCCGGCGCCCATGCCGACGTCATCGCGCAGCCGGCGCCGCAGGCCCTGTTCCTGGGCTTCGGCGACAGCGCGCTCAAGTTCGAGCTGCGCGCGTGGACCAACCGGCTGGATCGGTTCGGCCTGATAAAGAGCGAGCTCGGCATCGCGGTGTTCCGGGCCCTGCGCGGGGCCGGCATCCCGATACCGTTTCCGCAGCACGAGGTACGACTCCTGCACGATCCGTCCGAGGCCGACGGATGGGGCCAGCCGGCTCAAGCTCGTCAACCGAAGCGCTCACCCGAAGGAGGACCCGCATGA
- a CDS encoding amino acid ABC transporter substrate-binding protein: MTRSSVRSTLLVALLLSAGCASMSATDGGKGTLDRIKTSKSIALGYRQSSVPFSAVGADGKPVGYSIDLCTQVAKDIGRDLGIADLAIKWVPVSVENRMAAVRDGTIDLECGSTTNTLSRQAEVDFSLTTFITGGSLLSLRGTSLNDLAGLRIAVIPGTTTERVLKEALDKAPAADVRLVPVKDHAEGRTAIENRTADAYASDRDILIGLALTASDPRRFILAERYFSYEPYALMLRRGDLDFRLAVNRSLARLYRSGQILSVYSRWFGALGDPNALIIAMYAIEGLPE, translated from the coding sequence ATGACACGATCGTCCGTGCGGTCCACCCTCCTGGTCGCTCTGCTCCTCTCCGCCGGCTGCGCGTCGATGAGCGCCACCGACGGTGGCAAGGGAACGCTCGATCGCATCAAGACGTCGAAATCGATCGCGCTGGGCTACCGGCAGTCCTCGGTGCCGTTCTCCGCGGTGGGCGCGGACGGCAAGCCGGTCGGCTACTCGATCGATCTCTGCACGCAGGTGGCGAAGGACATCGGCCGCGACCTGGGGATCGCCGACCTGGCGATCAAGTGGGTGCCGGTGAGCGTCGAGAACCGCATGGCGGCCGTGCGTGATGGCACGATCGATCTGGAGTGCGGGTCGACGACCAACACCCTCAGCCGGCAGGCCGAGGTCGACTTCAGCCTGACCACCTTCATCACCGGCGGCAGCCTGCTCTCGCTCCGGGGCACCTCGCTGAACGATCTGGCCGGCCTCCGCATCGCGGTCATTCCCGGCACCACCACCGAGCGGGTGCTCAAGGAGGCGCTCGACAAGGCGCCCGCCGCCGACGTGCGGCTGGTCCCGGTGAAGGATCACGCCGAGGGCCGGACGGCCATCGAGAACCGCACCGCGGACGCCTACGCGTCCGATCGCGACATCCTGATCGGGCTGGCCCTGACCGCCTCGGATCCGCGGCGGTTCATCCTCGCGGAGCGCTACTTCTCCTACGAGCCCTACGCCCTGATGCTGCGGCGCGGAGACCTGGACTTCCGGCTGGCCGTCAACCGCTCGCTGGCCCGCCTGTACCGATCCGGTCAGATCCTCTCGGTGTACTCGCGCTGGTTCGGCGCCCTCGGCGATCCGAACGCGCTCATCATCGCGATGTACGCGATCGAGGGCCTGCCCGAGTAG
- a CDS encoding trypsin-like peptidase domain-containing protein, with the protein MDVSVRALVWLILPALAAICAPAPAPAQDLVPLFRKVSPSVGVIRAKGRDVTASGQVRFNETGSGVLISADGKMMTAAHVVDAMDEISVEFLGGETVPARVVASEVAADLSLLQLDRVPKGAVVATLANSDTIEVGRQVIVVGAPYGLSYSMSVGWISARWPPNTVYKTMPLAEFFQTDATINTGNSGGPMFDLAGEVIGIVSHNISKGGGSEGLGFVVTINTAKQLLLDKKSFWGGVEGQILTDHLADLLNLPAGATGFLIKNVAKGSPADQMGLRGGTTYATIDGQPIVLGGDVLLTVAGIPAGSAANLARIRDLLGAAKPGAEFKGTVLRAGRVLEMSGRVP; encoded by the coding sequence ATGGACGTCTCCGTGCGCGCCCTCGTGTGGCTGATCCTGCCGGCCCTGGCCGCGATCTGCGCTCCCGCCCCCGCGCCGGCCCAGGACCTCGTGCCCCTGTTCCGGAAGGTGAGCCCCTCGGTCGGGGTGATCCGCGCCAAGGGGCGCGACGTGACCGCCTCGGGTCAGGTCCGGTTCAACGAGACCGGCTCCGGCGTGCTGATCTCCGCCGACGGCAAGATGATGACGGCGGCCCACGTGGTGGACGCGATGGACGAGATCAGCGTCGAGTTCCTCGGCGGCGAGACTGTTCCGGCGCGGGTCGTCGCCTCCGAGGTCGCCGCGGACCTGTCGCTGCTCCAGCTCGACCGCGTGCCGAAGGGGGCGGTGGTCGCCACGCTCGCCAACTCGGATACGATCGAGGTCGGGCGGCAGGTCATCGTGGTCGGAGCCCCCTACGGCCTCAGCTATTCGATGAGCGTGGGCTGGATCAGCGCGCGCTGGCCGCCCAATACGGTCTACAAGACCATGCCCCTCGCGGAGTTCTTCCAGACCGACGCGACCATCAACACCGGCAACTCCGGGGGCCCGATGTTCGACCTCGCGGGCGAGGTGATCGGTATCGTCAGCCACAACATCTCCAAGGGCGGCGGCAGCGAGGGGCTGGGTTTCGTGGTGACCATCAACACCGCCAAGCAGCTCCTGCTCGACAAGAAGTCGTTCTGGGGCGGAGTCGAGGGGCAGATCCTCACCGACCACCTGGCCGATCTCCTGAACCTGCCGGCGGGCGCCACCGGCTTCCTCATCAAGAACGTGGCGAAGGGCTCGCCCGCCGATCAGATGGGCCTGCGCGGCGGGACGACCTACGCCACCATCGACGGGCAGCCGATCGTGCTGGGCGGCGACGTCCTGCTCACGGTGGCCGGGATACCCGCCGGCTCCGCCGCCAACCTGGCCCGCATCCGGGACCTCCTGGGCGCCGCCAAGCCGGGCGCCGAGTTCAAGGGGACGGTCCTGCGGGCGGGCCGGGTGCTCGAGATGAGTGGCCGCGTCCCCTGA
- a CDS encoding Crp/Fnr family transcriptional regulator, translating to MPAKDIAAFLRSTPVFAGLPAREIDSIASIVSEESHRARAYVFMEGDAARWFYVVKSGHVKILRQSRTGKEVVLELLGPGEIFGGVAVIEQRPYPASAQATESSVVLKIPAEPMIAVAERHPAFIREMALLIGRRLRDAHDSVKALAVGPVEARLAANLLRLTGREGMATKDGVRLPYHLTRQSLADMSGTTVETTIRILGRWSKEGLVDDDGGRLVLVDPDALRERAEGEAE from the coding sequence ATGCCAGCGAAGGACATCGCGGCATTCCTCCGCTCCACGCCGGTGTTCGCCGGCCTCCCCGCGCGCGAGATCGACTCCATCGCGTCGATCGTCTCGGAGGAGTCCCACCGCGCCCGGGCCTACGTCTTCATGGAGGGCGACGCCGCGCGCTGGTTCTACGTCGTGAAGTCCGGCCACGTCAAGATCCTGCGGCAGTCGCGCACCGGCAAGGAGGTGGTACTCGAGCTGCTGGGGCCCGGGGAGATCTTCGGCGGCGTGGCGGTGATCGAGCAGCGGCCCTATCCGGCCTCGGCCCAGGCCACCGAATCGTCGGTCGTGCTGAAGATTCCCGCCGAGCCGATGATCGCGGTCGCCGAGCGGCATCCCGCGTTCATCCGGGAGATGGCGCTGCTGATCGGCCGGCGGCTCCGCGACGCCCACGACTCGGTCAAGGCGCTGGCGGTGGGCCCGGTGGAGGCGCGCCTCGCCGCGAACCTGCTCCGCCTGACCGGGCGCGAGGGGATGGCCACGAAGGACGGGGTGCGCCTGCCCTATCACCTCACTCGCCAGAGCCTGGCCGACATGTCGGGCACGACCGTCGAGACCACCATCCGCATCCTGGGCCGCTGGTCAAAGGAGGGCCTGGTCGACGACGACGGCGGCCGTCTCGTCCTGGTGGACCCCGACGCCCTGCGCGAGCGCGCGGAGGGCGAGGCCGAGTAG
- a CDS encoding DUF542 domain-containing protein, translating to MSQHCACAHRSSVDPEQTVDDIVRHHTGALELFKRAGIDHCCGAHLSLREAAAAAGAPLGTLLLALNPPAPQSPTDVVLDVRGLEPPQPMLRVLEALDRLDAGAAREVRLDRRPVLLYPQLEDRGFEHDTSEPAPGLVRILVRRRRV from the coding sequence ATGTCCCAGCATTGCGCCTGCGCCCATCGCTCATCGGTCGATCCCGAGCAGACCGTCGACGACATCGTCCGGCACCACACGGGAGCCCTCGAGCTCTTCAAGCGGGCCGGCATCGATCACTGCTGCGGGGCCCATCTCTCGCTGCGCGAGGCGGCGGCCGCGGCGGGCGCGCCGCTCGGTACGCTGCTGCTCGCCCTGAATCCACCGGCGCCTCAGAGCCCGACGGACGTGGTCCTGGACGTCCGCGGGCTCGAGCCGCCGCAGCCGATGCTGCGCGTGCTGGAGGCGCTCGATCGGCTCGACGCGGGCGCCGCGCGCGAGGTGCGGCTCGACCGCCGGCCGGTGCTCCTCTATCCGCAGCTCGAGGACCGCGGCTTCGAGCACGATACCTCCGAGCCCGCGCCCGGGCTCGTGCGCATCCTCGTCCGCCGTCGGCGCGTGTAG
- a CDS encoding iron-sulfur cluster assembly protein — protein sequence MTARREQVIDALREVFDPELGLSIVDLGLIYDVRIDGGHVGITMTLTSAGCPLHEAMTEWVRHAVEQVPDVRQVAVTLTFDPPWTPERMDAL from the coding sequence ATGACCGCGCGCCGCGAGCAGGTCATCGACGCCCTCCGCGAGGTCTTCGATCCCGAGCTGGGCTTGTCCATCGTGGACCTCGGGCTGATCTACGACGTGCGCATCGACGGCGGCCACGTCGGGATCACCATGACGCTCACCTCCGCGGGCTGCCCGCTGCACGAGGCCATGACCGAGTGGGTCCGGCACGCGGTCGAGCAGGTGCCCGATGTCCGGCAGGTCGCCGTCACCCTCACCTTCGATCCGCCCTGGACGCCCGAGCGAATGGACGCACTGTGA